In one Ferrimicrobium acidiphilum DSM 19497 genomic region, the following are encoded:
- the trpA gene encoding tryptophan synthase subunit alpha produces MEGVVLETVLQNLRAQGRRLLVPYVMAGVDPDWLSLVDLVVECGADAVEIGIPFSDPSMDGPVIQRAGELSLARGVTPLSVLSELRSRSFSVPVVVMTYYNLFHHMGIERAVTELRRSGVDGVIIPDLPIEEVGEWRTAAGKAQLETVQLVSPATSLERLDAIVAVAEGFVYGVGLMGVTGERAELAETATAIAARIRPRTSLPVLIGIGISSGAQAAAVVEAGADGVVVGSALLRRVLEGQSPTELASFVSEIRSSLDQAR; encoded by the coding sequence ATGGAGGGCGTGGTGCTTGAGACCGTTCTACAGAACTTGAGAGCACAGGGTCGTCGCCTCCTCGTCCCCTATGTGATGGCTGGCGTCGATCCGGATTGGCTCTCCTTGGTGGACCTGGTGGTCGAGTGTGGAGCTGATGCGGTCGAGATCGGAATTCCCTTCTCTGACCCGAGTATGGACGGTCCGGTAATCCAACGTGCTGGCGAACTCTCATTGGCTCGTGGAGTGACTCCTCTCTCGGTGTTGAGCGAGCTGCGTTCACGTTCGTTTTCGGTCCCAGTTGTCGTTATGACCTACTACAACCTCTTCCATCACATGGGCATCGAACGTGCCGTTACGGAGCTACGCCGATCCGGTGTTGATGGTGTGATCATCCCGGACTTGCCTATCGAGGAGGTGGGCGAGTGGCGAACTGCTGCTGGCAAGGCCCAGCTCGAGACCGTGCAACTGGTCTCGCCAGCGACCTCGCTCGAGCGCTTGGACGCGATAGTGGCGGTCGCCGAGGGCTTCGTCTATGGAGTCGGGTTGATGGGTGTCACTGGTGAGCGAGCTGAGCTAGCTGAGACTGCGACCGCGATAGCTGCTCGAATCCGGCCTCGTACCTCACTTCCGGTGCTCATCGGTATCGGGATATCCAGTGGAGCTCAGGCGGCAGCGGTGGTCGAGGCGGGTGCAGATGGTGTGGTGGTCGGATCAGCCCTGCTCCGACGAGTCCTAGAGGGCCAGTCACCGACCGAGCTGGCCAGCTTTGTTTCAGAGATTCGTTCCTCCCTCGACCAAGCCCGATAG
- the trpB gene encoding tryptophan synthase subunit beta — MTSMMGTPDATGRFGEFGGRFVPESLMPAVLELESAFREAWSDPGFREEYASTLANYAGRPTLLYLAERLSEHLGAEVWLKREDLAHTGSHKINNVIGQALLARRMGKTRLIAETGAGQHGVATATAAALLGLDAKVYMGEVDIARQSLNVFRMRLLGAEVETVTSGSRTLKDAVNEAMRSWVAALDDTHYCIGSVMGPHPYPWMVREFQRVIGDEAREQYLAATGTTPDWVVACVGGGSNAAGTFAGFVDTPARLVGVEPEGGAAIGRGIGGIVHGMQSFFLQDEFGQVNEASSISAGLDYPGVGPEHAHLSAIGRARYDQVGDDQVVEAVQLLARTEGIICALESAHAIAWLLAHKPELEGTSIVLTLSGRGDKDAETIAERLGFLDGGRGA, encoded by the coding sequence ATGACGAGCATGATGGGCACCCCGGATGCCACCGGGAGGTTTGGCGAGTTCGGAGGCAGATTCGTTCCAGAGTCGCTAATGCCCGCAGTACTCGAACTTGAGTCTGCGTTCCGTGAAGCCTGGAGTGATCCCGGGTTTCGCGAGGAGTATGCATCGACGTTAGCGAACTACGCCGGCAGGCCCACCCTCCTCTACTTGGCTGAACGACTCTCTGAACACCTGGGTGCCGAGGTCTGGTTGAAGCGTGAGGATCTAGCTCATACCGGATCGCATAAGATCAACAACGTCATTGGCCAGGCCCTGCTAGCACGTCGTATGGGCAAGACGCGATTGATAGCCGAGACCGGCGCTGGACAGCACGGTGTGGCAACAGCGACTGCCGCGGCGTTGCTCGGTCTCGATGCGAAGGTATATATGGGCGAGGTCGATATTGCTCGGCAGTCGTTGAATGTCTTTAGGATGAGGCTGCTCGGGGCAGAAGTAGAGACGGTCACTTCGGGCTCGCGGACGCTCAAGGACGCGGTGAATGAGGCTATGCGTAGCTGGGTCGCAGCCCTTGACGATACCCACTACTGCATTGGGAGCGTCATGGGACCCCATCCATATCCGTGGATGGTGCGTGAGTTTCAGCGCGTAATTGGAGATGAGGCTCGAGAGCAGTATTTAGCGGCGACCGGCACAACTCCGGATTGGGTCGTCGCCTGCGTTGGGGGAGGGTCGAACGCGGCTGGAACCTTCGCCGGTTTTGTCGACACCCCTGCACGCCTGGTAGGTGTCGAGCCGGAGGGTGGTGCTGCCATCGGGCGTGGGATCGGTGGTATCGTCCACGGGATGCAGTCATTCTTTCTACAGGACGAGTTTGGTCAGGTGAACGAGGCCTCATCGATCTCAGCGGGACTGGACTATCCGGGTGTTGGACCCGAACACGCCCACCTGAGCGCGATCGGCCGAGCACGTTACGATCAGGTCGGTGATGACCAGGTTGTGGAGGCGGTGCAGCTGCTTGCTCGGACTGAAGGGATCATTTGTGCGCTTGAGTCAGCCCATGCGATCGCCTGGTTGCTGGCGCACAAGCCAGAGCTTGAGGGAACCTCGATTGTACTCACTCTCTCTGGGCGTGGAGACAAAGATGCAGAGACGATAGCGGAACGACTTGGATTTCTCGATGGAGGGCGTGGTGCTTGA
- the fabG gene encoding 3-oxoacyl-ACP reductase FabG: protein MSHVLVTGAATGIGLASALRLLQDGHQVTATYHGTPLPPELVDCASVCVDITDPASIHSAIKEAESVSGPVEVLVANAGLTRDTLLARMDDERFEEMLSTNLTSAFRLTKAVLPSMMRARRGRLIYISSIVGFTGSPGQTNYAASKAGLVGFARSVARELGSRNITANVILPGAIATKLLTDAGESRLEQIESQVPLGRVGRPDEVGAVVQFLASEGASYINGALIAVDGGLGMGL from the coding sequence ATGAGTCACGTCCTCGTCACAGGTGCAGCAACAGGAATCGGCCTCGCGAGTGCTCTACGGTTACTCCAGGATGGACATCAGGTAACCGCAACCTACCACGGTACCCCGCTACCGCCTGAGTTGGTGGACTGCGCGAGTGTCTGTGTAGACATCACTGATCCAGCTTCAATACATTCAGCCATCAAGGAGGCTGAATCAGTATCAGGTCCAGTAGAGGTCCTGGTGGCTAACGCTGGTCTGACCCGAGACACGCTCTTGGCTCGCATGGATGACGAGCGCTTCGAGGAGATGCTGTCGACCAACCTCACCTCGGCATTTCGGTTAACCAAGGCGGTGCTCCCCTCGATGATGAGAGCTCGCCGCGGCCGACTTATATATATCTCGTCGATCGTAGGTTTTACAGGGAGTCCAGGACAGACAAACTACGCCGCATCCAAGGCTGGTTTAGTTGGATTCGCCCGCTCTGTCGCTCGCGAGCTTGGATCACGCAACATTACAGCCAACGTCATCCTGCCGGGGGCGATCGCAACCAAACTACTGACCGATGCGGGCGAGAGTCGGCTGGAGCAGATCGAATCTCAAGTACCACTCGGAAGGGTTGGTCGCCCCGACGAGGTCGGGGCGGTAGTGCAATTTCTGGCCTCTGAAGGGGCCAGTTACATCAACGGTGCGCTGATCGCCGTTGATGGTGGGTTGGGAATGGGGTTGTAA
- a CDS encoding CaiB/BaiF CoA transferase family protein has product MDSTSGDRDTHDRGPLEGLIVADFSRILAGPYATMLLGDLGATVIKVESPAGDDTRTWKPPVRGDVSTYYLGINRNKRSIVLDLRDPDDQLVARRLAERADILVENFKPGQIARFGLDYESLRSQNQRLIYASISGFGTKPPGSEMMGYDLMIQAMSGLMSLTGEADGPAYRAGISVFDIVAGLHLIMGILAALHERTTSGEGQHVEVSLLTSALSGLVNHTAAVTMGGVVPFRMGNAHPSLYPYDPFFTSDGELIVIAANDGQFRSLTRAIGAPELADDERFCVNERRTANRAILGPLLQERLSTKTSDDWFSLLMAAGVPCAPIATVAEGIDLARRVGLEPTVILGNGEDQLEMIRNPITFSETPPSYRLPPPDLGADGGSIRSWLLDDQVAVPLKP; this is encoded by the coding sequence ATGGACTCCACGAGTGGTGATCGCGATACTCATGATCGTGGCCCGTTAGAGGGTCTGATAGTGGCTGACTTTTCTCGCATCCTGGCCGGGCCATATGCCACCATGCTTCTAGGTGATCTTGGTGCCACAGTGATCAAGGTCGAAAGTCCAGCAGGCGATGACACTCGGACGTGGAAACCTCCAGTCCGTGGTGATGTTTCGACATACTACTTGGGGATCAACAGGAACAAGCGCTCTATTGTCTTAGACCTTCGCGACCCTGATGATCAGCTTGTGGCCCGTCGACTTGCAGAGCGTGCCGACATCTTGGTTGAGAACTTCAAGCCGGGGCAGATAGCTCGATTTGGGCTTGACTATGAGTCCTTGCGGAGCCAGAATCAGCGGCTCATCTACGCTTCAATCTCTGGGTTTGGAACTAAGCCTCCTGGTTCGGAGATGATGGGGTATGATCTCATGATCCAGGCGATGTCTGGCCTCATGAGCCTGACGGGCGAGGCGGATGGGCCAGCCTATCGAGCCGGGATCTCTGTGTTCGATATAGTTGCGGGTTTGCATCTCATAATGGGAATCCTCGCTGCCTTGCACGAGAGGACGACATCGGGTGAAGGACAGCATGTAGAGGTGAGCCTGCTGACGTCGGCACTATCTGGTCTCGTCAACCACACCGCTGCCGTAACTATGGGTGGAGTGGTTCCGTTCCGAATGGGTAACGCCCACCCAAGTCTCTACCCCTATGACCCATTTTTCACAAGCGACGGCGAGCTGATCGTGATCGCAGCCAACGATGGGCAGTTTCGCTCTCTTACCAGGGCCATTGGCGCCCCGGAGCTCGCCGATGACGAGAGATTTTGCGTTAACGAACGACGTACAGCCAATCGAGCTATCCTTGGTCCATTGCTACAGGAGCGACTGTCAACCAAGACATCCGACGACTGGTTTTCTCTGTTGATGGCTGCTGGGGTTCCGTGTGCTCCTATCGCCACGGTCGCCGAGGGGATTGACCTGGCTCGCAGGGTTGGGCTCGAGCCAACGGTGATCCTAGGGAATGGAGAGGACCAACTCGAGATGATTCGCAACCCGATCACCTTCTCTGAGACTCCACCGAGCTACCGTCTTCCTCCGCCGGACTTGGGTGCCGATGGTGGCTCGATTCGAAGTTGGTTACTCGATGACCAGGTGGCTGTACCGCTGAAGCCGTGA
- a CDS encoding beta-ketoacyl-[acyl-carrier-protein] synthase family protein, translating into MRLSYGDNPIFATHRVAVTGLGVVSGLGLNLESFWQGLLTPPPPGIRRAEGFDPTQWLNAKEIRRHDRYNQMGVAAADMALADAGNPSYPADRVAVWMGTGVGGLESLENQVVIGHERGYSRVSPFLVPLMMANSNAASISMRFGFQGPCETSVTACAASNHAIANAAHLVATGRVDMAVTGGAEAAITKTASAGFVNMTATSKVDISRPFDRNRDGFVMGEGAGVVVLEDYDKAVARGARIYATIDGIASTADAFHITQPAPGGVGAHRAMLMAIEDAGITVNEIAHINAHGTSTPMNDLAEATAIRSLFGDLNPPVTSVKGALGHALGAAGGLEAVAVGLTFAHQLIPPTANTIDLDPEVDIDVVLKDPRPLSTGHILSNSFGFGGHNACIVFGPPPS; encoded by the coding sequence ATGAGACTAAGCTACGGAGATAATCCTATCTTCGCCACCCATCGCGTAGCGGTGACCGGTCTTGGGGTTGTTTCTGGTTTGGGACTCAACCTCGAAAGCTTTTGGCAGGGGCTGCTAACGCCGCCCCCACCAGGCATACGGCGTGCTGAGGGTTTTGATCCCACTCAGTGGCTAAATGCCAAGGAGATACGACGCCATGACCGTTATAACCAGATGGGTGTCGCAGCAGCAGATATGGCATTAGCGGATGCGGGAAACCCAAGCTATCCCGCAGACCGGGTGGCCGTTTGGATGGGTACCGGAGTCGGCGGGCTCGAGAGCCTTGAAAATCAGGTTGTAATAGGTCATGAACGAGGATACTCTCGTGTCTCCCCGTTCCTGGTGCCTCTGATGATGGCCAACTCTAACGCTGCCTCGATCTCGATGCGGTTTGGCTTCCAGGGTCCCTGTGAGACATCGGTCACCGCGTGCGCAGCCTCTAACCATGCAATCGCCAATGCTGCCCACCTCGTCGCCACGGGTAGGGTTGACATGGCAGTCACCGGTGGAGCAGAGGCGGCAATTACGAAGACCGCGTCGGCAGGTTTCGTCAATATGACCGCCACATCCAAGGTCGATATATCACGACCGTTCGATCGAAACCGTGATGGCTTCGTCATGGGAGAGGGTGCAGGAGTGGTTGTCCTCGAAGACTATGACAAGGCTGTCGCCCGAGGGGCCAGAATCTACGCGACTATCGATGGCATCGCCTCCACTGCCGATGCCTTCCACATCACGCAGCCGGCACCCGGGGGCGTAGGAGCCCACAGGGCTATGCTCATGGCGATCGAGGACGCAGGTATCACGGTGAACGAGATCGCTCACATCAATGCCCACGGGACCTCGACACCGATGAATGACCTGGCTGAGGCTACCGCAATTCGCTCGCTCTTTGGCGACCTGAATCCACCGGTGACCTCAGTGAAAGGCGCTCTCGGACACGCACTAGGTGCAGCTGGGGGTCTCGAGGCGGTTGCGGTGGGGCTAACCTTCGCGCATCAGTTGATACCTCCGACGGCGAATACCATCGATCTAGATCCAGAGGTAGACATCGACGTCGTGCTAAAGGATCCGCGCCCTTTGTCCACAGGCCATATCCTCTCTAACTCCTTCGGGTTTGGTGGACACAACGCCTGTATCGTCTTTGGCCCCCCTCCATCGTAG
- a CDS encoding indole-3-glycerol phosphate synthase TrpC, translating into MATYLDAILDLHRERCANDRRDLAPLREECGRMIAAPSFEGALRTRRFGVIAEVKRRSPVRGSMTDGEISPREVALDYQAGGAAAISVLTDAPHFGGSLDDLAEVAQAVSIPVLRKDFLLSERDLCDARIYGASAALLIAAALDRGDLERLIRFSGSIGIDILLEVHDPEEISGLDLVGLDFHGALGINQRDLLTFEVDPDRAVSFRSQLGDAFPVVAESGVKGPEDARALAEAGYDAILVGETLMRAEDRLGALKALCVL; encoded by the coding sequence GCTATCTTGGACCTCCACCGAGAGCGCTGCGCTAACGATCGTAGAGATCTTGCACCCCTTCGAGAGGAGTGCGGGCGAATGATTGCTGCCCCGAGCTTCGAGGGGGCTCTGAGGACACGGCGTTTCGGCGTTATCGCTGAAGTTAAGCGTCGTTCGCCTGTGCGTGGTTCTATGACCGACGGTGAGATCAGCCCGCGAGAGGTTGCCCTCGACTATCAAGCGGGTGGTGCGGCTGCCATCTCAGTTCTGACTGACGCTCCTCATTTTGGTGGGAGTTTAGACGACCTTGCCGAAGTTGCACAGGCGGTCTCGATCCCGGTTTTGCGCAAGGATTTCTTACTTAGCGAGCGCGACCTCTGCGACGCGAGGATCTACGGTGCATCAGCTGCGTTACTTATCGCAGCCGCGTTAGATAGAGGAGATCTTGAACGGCTGATTCGCTTTAGCGGATCGATTGGAATAGACATTCTGCTGGAGGTTCATGATCCCGAGGAGATATCTGGTCTAGATCTGGTTGGGCTTGATTTCCATGGTGCCCTTGGGATTAACCAGCGCGATCTGTTGACATTCGAAGTTGACCCGGACCGCGCCGTCAGCTTCCGCTCACAGTTGGGAGATGCTTTCCCCGTCGTTGCAGAATCGGGTGTGAAGGGTCCGGAGGATGCTCGTGCGCTAGCTGAAGCTGGCTACGATGCGATACTGGTTGGCGAGACTCTCATGCGTGCCGAGGACCGCCTCGGTGCCCTCAAGGCTCTTTGTGTCCTCTGA
- a CDS encoding LapA family protein: MEQEHDAQVPESDGVGREQLKGDAEGAQSTEASKVPLVARAQSTRTSRVWLGSVFGLVVLIAILIFILQNLASVVIHFPAASARMPVGVAILFGVILGGLFVFLLGLARVVQLRHSIRRSQKLG; this comes from the coding sequence ATGGAGCAAGAACACGATGCACAGGTGCCGGAGTCGGATGGAGTAGGTCGCGAGCAGCTTAAGGGGGATGCAGAGGGCGCTCAATCCACGGAGGCGAGCAAGGTTCCATTAGTCGCGCGTGCTCAATCGACGAGAACATCACGGGTCTGGTTGGGATCGGTCTTCGGTCTGGTGGTTTTGATCGCGATTCTTATCTTCATTCTGCAGAACCTGGCCTCCGTTGTGATTCATTTTCCGGCCGCGAGTGCAAGGATGCCGGTTGGAGTCGCTATCCTCTTTGGCGTTATTCTCGGCGGTCTGTTCGTCTTTCTTCTTGGGCTGGCGCGAGTAGTACAGCTGCGACATAGCATTCGCCGGAGTCAAAAACTGGGATAG
- the gnd gene encoding phosphogluconate dehydrogenase (NAD(+)-dependent, decarboxylating), whose translation MQLGIIGLGRMGMNMGLRLQGRDIDVLGYDASSSARSAAEKEGLTCASSLADFVKGLAAPRAVWLMVPAGVTEKVLDELAEVLDRDDVVIDGGNGFYRDDQTHAATLATRGIHHLDAGTSGGVWGRERGYCLMVGGERDIFDRLEKIFAALAPGVESAPRTDSTSSIRQAELGYLYCGDHGAGHFVKMVHNGIEYGMMASLAEGLAILEGADIGSRAQDASAEVAPLHDPTAYQYDIPVAEVAELWRRGSVVASWLLDLAADALRRDPTLDSFQGRVSDSGEGRWTVNAAIDEGIPAPTIASSLFARFSSQGHAAFSDRVLSALRKEFGGHDELPGS comes from the coding sequence GTGCAGTTAGGAATCATTGGGTTGGGACGTATGGGAATGAACATGGGTCTTCGACTGCAGGGACGAGACATAGATGTACTTGGATATGACGCTTCATCTAGTGCACGAAGTGCGGCAGAGAAAGAGGGCTTGACTTGTGCGAGTTCGCTAGCCGACTTCGTGAAGGGACTGGCAGCACCGAGGGCGGTCTGGTTGATGGTTCCTGCTGGAGTTACCGAGAAGGTCCTGGACGAGCTAGCCGAAGTTTTGGATCGTGACGATGTCGTTATCGACGGTGGCAACGGCTTCTATCGAGACGACCAAACCCACGCTGCGACACTGGCGACACGCGGCATTCATCATCTCGATGCCGGCACCAGTGGAGGAGTATGGGGACGTGAGCGTGGATACTGTCTCATGGTCGGCGGTGAGAGAGATATTTTTGATCGACTCGAGAAGATTTTTGCTGCCCTTGCACCAGGTGTCGAGTCTGCTCCACGAACCGACTCCACGAGTTCCATACGTCAGGCTGAGCTTGGCTATCTTTACTGTGGCGATCACGGTGCCGGGCACTTCGTAAAGATGGTTCATAACGGTATTGAGTACGGAATGATGGCCTCTTTGGCCGAAGGGCTTGCCATTTTAGAGGGAGCCGATATCGGGAGTCGAGCCCAGGATGCCAGCGCTGAGGTCGCACCACTTCACGACCCGACCGCCTATCAGTACGATATCCCTGTTGCGGAGGTGGCCGAGCTGTGGCGGCGCGGTAGCGTTGTCGCCTCTTGGTTACTCGACCTCGCGGCAGACGCTTTGCGTCGTGATCCAACGCTCGACAGCTTTCAGGGTAGAGTGTCGGACTCGGGCGAGGGACGATGGACCGTCAATGCCGCCATCGATGAGGGCATCCCTGCGCCCACCATCGCCTCCTCTCTGTTCGCACGCTTCTCATCACAAGGTCATGCTGCGTTCTCCGACAGGGTTCTATCTGCCCTGCGCAAGGAGTTCGGGGGCCACGATGAGCTCCCCGGTAGCTAA
- a CDS encoding ABC1 kinase family protein, whose protein sequence is MPTDNAATPEHTQARECADFKVGSFSNAQPWVVEPDRLEWLSATTQLRTRTRAQVPVLLRRRRIPPARRVIGTGISLGIALLGWRLLDRRRGKLISRKGLSRRLRRSFEHLGPTYIKLGQIISSGEGIFPEELVDEFRLLRDSVPSEDFSVVQRTIEADLGGPLENFFATFNKRPVAAASIAQVYFATLLTGEPVAVKVQRSQVAELVRRDLAAMSWITPHLIGRIPVAALANPPALVELFAETIVEELDFRLEAANMLDIAGVLAATDQRSIIVPRPHPNLVTRRVLVMERLTGFKWDDALGMHNAGIDTSTVVRAALVSFLEGAMLHGVFHGDLHGGNLLVGDDGKVILLDYGITGRLSETKRLGFLKLLMGGSMNDLPAQIQALIDLGALPTDTDIRAVIDDLGLEEPSKDPTQMRPEEMIAEIQELTKALLGYGARLPKELMLFVKNMIFVDASLATLAPEIDLFAEITYLASYFMTRYGAQISADIGMEVSPNAIDLGGLKATLGVDTELDHLSYRELKERRELIRKRMEQANRRDS, encoded by the coding sequence ATGCCTACAGACAATGCTGCTACGCCGGAGCACACCCAAGCCCGAGAGTGTGCCGACTTTAAGGTTGGCTCATTTTCGAATGCGCAGCCGTGGGTGGTGGAACCCGATCGCCTTGAGTGGTTGAGTGCTACGACCCAGCTGCGCACTCGTACTCGGGCTCAGGTCCCGGTTCTGCTCCGACGCCGGCGAATTCCGCCTGCGCGCCGAGTCATTGGGACAGGGATATCGCTTGGTATCGCGCTACTGGGCTGGCGCCTGCTTGATCGCCGTCGTGGAAAACTCATCTCTCGCAAGGGACTGTCTCGCAGACTGCGTCGATCATTTGAACATCTCGGACCTACCTACATCAAATTGGGCCAGATCATCTCCTCCGGCGAAGGGATCTTCCCGGAGGAGCTCGTCGACGAGTTCAGACTGCTCCGCGATAGCGTGCCTTCAGAGGACTTTTCTGTCGTACAAAGGACCATCGAGGCCGATCTTGGCGGCCCACTTGAGAACTTCTTCGCGACCTTCAATAAGCGACCAGTCGCTGCTGCGTCGATAGCACAGGTCTATTTTGCAACCCTATTGACTGGAGAGCCGGTAGCGGTGAAGGTGCAACGTTCACAAGTAGCAGAACTGGTGCGACGTGATCTGGCGGCGATGAGTTGGATCACTCCCCATCTCATCGGGAGAATTCCTGTAGCGGCACTTGCCAATCCACCAGCACTCGTCGAACTCTTTGCCGAGACTATCGTCGAGGAACTCGATTTTCGACTCGAGGCTGCGAATATGCTCGACATCGCAGGTGTCCTCGCCGCGACCGATCAGCGCAGCATCATCGTTCCAAGACCGCATCCAAACCTAGTTACCCGACGGGTGCTCGTCATGGAACGACTCACCGGCTTCAAATGGGATGATGCGCTCGGGATGCATAATGCGGGGATTGACACCAGCACGGTAGTGAGAGCTGCTCTCGTATCTTTCCTGGAAGGGGCGATGCTCCATGGCGTCTTTCATGGAGACCTGCATGGTGGCAACCTGCTTGTCGGCGACGATGGTAAGGTGATTTTGCTCGACTACGGCATAACTGGAAGACTCTCGGAGACAAAGCGCCTTGGTTTTCTTAAACTGCTCATGGGTGGGTCGATGAATGACCTACCTGCGCAGATCCAGGCACTTATCGACCTTGGCGCCCTACCCACCGATACCGACATCCGAGCCGTGATCGATGACCTTGGCTTAGAGGAACCCTCCAAGGACCCCACCCAGATGCGACCAGAGGAGATGATTGCCGAGATACAAGAGCTCACTAAGGCACTCCTAGGCTACGGTGCGCGACTACCTAAAGAGCTCATGCTCTTTGTTAAGAACATGATATTCGTCGATGCATCACTGGCAACACTCGCTCCAGAGATCGATCTCTTCGCTGAGATCACCTATCTCGCCTCCTATTTTATGACCCGATACGGCGCACAGATCTCAGCCGATATTGGCATGGAGGTCTCGCCAAATGCCATAGACCTCGGTGGTCTCAAGGCAACTCTTGGCGTTGACACCGAACTCGACCACCTAAGTTATCGAGAACTCAAAGAACGACGCGAACTCATCCGAAAACGCATGGAGCAAGCTAACCGCCGCGACTCATAG
- a CDS encoding phosphoribosylanthranilate isomerase, producing MSSDRVWVKVCGITNRVDALMTVENGADALGFVFANSPRRVTVDQVASVLEVVPGQILTFGVFVDEDPDRIVALVDSLGLSGAQLHGSESPQEVAYLSERIPRVIKAIPAGEDLGERVALYQSWAILVDGPRPGSGQAFDWSTLDHTRISGRLILAGGLDADNVGYATSLVDPFGVDVSSGVERSPGHKDPTKVHDFIVAAHR from the coding sequence GTGTCCTCTGATCGAGTCTGGGTCAAGGTGTGTGGTATCACCAACCGGGTTGACGCCCTTATGACCGTGGAGAACGGAGCCGACGCCCTCGGCTTTGTATTTGCCAACTCACCCAGGCGAGTCACGGTTGACCAGGTGGCTTCGGTGCTAGAGGTCGTTCCTGGCCAGATTCTCACCTTTGGCGTCTTTGTCGATGAGGATCCTGACCGCATTGTCGCACTGGTGGATTCTCTCGGCCTGAGTGGGGCACAGTTACATGGCTCGGAGTCGCCACAGGAGGTGGCGTACTTAAGTGAGCGGATTCCCCGCGTTATCAAGGCTATTCCGGCTGGGGAGGATCTGGGCGAACGAGTTGCTCTCTATCAGTCGTGGGCGATTCTTGTCGATGGACCTCGTCCGGGTTCAGGTCAGGCCTTCGACTGGAGTACTCTGGATCACACTCGCATCTCTGGCCGACTTATCCTGGCTGGTGGGTTGGATGCCGACAACGTGGGTTACGCCACCAGCTTGGTGGATCCATTCGGGGTTGATGTCTCGAGCGGTGTGGAGCGGAGCCCAGGTCACAAAGATCCAACCAAGGTGCACGATTTTATTGTTGCTGCACACAGATAA
- the acpP gene encoding acyl carrier protein, with the protein MDRQEAFEKFTECTVKVLGVNKEQVVESASFADDLDADSLDLVELIMALEDEFSVTVPESELEGVDTVGKAFELVYGKLG; encoded by the coding sequence ATGGATCGACAAGAGGCATTTGAAAAGTTCACCGAGTGCACCGTCAAAGTCCTCGGCGTCAACAAGGAGCAGGTCGTAGAGTCAGCAAGTTTTGCTGATGATCTAGATGCCGACTCCCTTGACCTCGTAGAACTCATCATGGCCCTAGAGGATGAGTTCTCGGTAACGGTACCAGAGTCAGAACTCGAGGGTGTTGACACCGTTGGCAAGGCATTCGAGCTCGTCTACGGGAAGCTCGGATGA